A genome region from Bacteroidota bacterium includes the following:
- a CDS encoding DMT family protein: MRFLPIILLAISNAFMTIAWYGHLKFTSKPLWLVVLASWAIAFFEYCFQVPANRLGYESGNFTATQLKIVAEVFSLTAFLIFSFTYLGEPIKWNYVVSFVLVLGAVVFAFAFK; this comes from the coding sequence ATGCGCTTTCTTCCGATCATTCTTCTCGCCATTTCGAATGCGTTTATGACCATTGCCTGGTACGGACATCTCAAGTTTACGAGCAAGCCGCTTTGGCTCGTGGTCCTTGCAAGCTGGGCGATCGCATTCTTCGAATATTGTTTTCAGGTCCCCGCAAACAGGCTGGGATATGAATCGGGTAACTTCACGGCAACGCAACTCAAGATCGTCGCCGAAGTATTCTCGCTTACGGCATTCCTCATCTTCTCGTTCACCTATCTCGGCGAACCGATCAAATGGAATTATGTCGTGAGCTTTGTGCTCGTCCTTGGGGCTGTGGTGTTTGCGTTTGCGTTCAAATAG
- a CDS encoding DUF1446 domain-containing protein, which yields MKHTIRIASGQGFWGDLPSAPIDQVRRASKDSPIDYMMMDYLAEVTMSIMQKQKLRDPNAGYAKDLVEVIDTILPDIAKKGIKVITNGGGVNPEACRDAIFAAARKRGIKIKVGIVLGDNILDSLDHLLSAGHDLKNMETGEKLKGVRKQVLSANVYFGAMPIVEALRKGAQIVITGRTTDTGLTLAPMIHEFGWSPEDWDKIAAGTVAGHILECGAQSSGGNFSADWKSVKDFANIGFPIAEAYENGDFVITKHPGTGGKVSRQTVAEQLLYEIGDPREYITPDCVADFTSIQLRDLGKDRVLVHSIKGKPATDFYKVSMSYNDGFSASGTLTYTWPDAMDKAKVADKILRARLEKAGCTFDEMRTEFLGYNSCHGPLTPTSEADVEEVVVKFGVRGHDKRSIVEFGKNLAPLILTGPPSVTGFAGGRPKPSDVVAYWPALLKKTAVMPRVIVEEA from the coding sequence ATGAAGCATACCATTCGTATCGCATCCGGGCAGGGGTTTTGGGGTGATCTGCCCAGCGCGCCGATCGATCAGGTTCGCCGCGCATCCAAGGATTCCCCGATCGATTATATGATGATGGATTACCTCGCCGAGGTAACGATGTCCATCATGCAAAAACAAAAACTTCGCGATCCGAACGCGGGGTATGCGAAGGATCTTGTCGAGGTTATCGATACGATCCTGCCGGATATTGCCAAGAAGGGGATCAAGGTCATTACCAATGGTGGTGGCGTAAATCCCGAAGCATGCCGCGACGCGATCTTTGCCGCTGCACGCAAGCGCGGCATCAAGATCAAGGTCGGCATCGTTCTTGGCGATAATATTCTCGACTCACTCGACCATCTCCTCTCGGCAGGTCACGACCTGAAGAATATGGAGACGGGTGAGAAGCTCAAAGGAGTCCGGAAGCAAGTTCTGAGCGCGAACGTGTACTTCGGTGCGATGCCGATTGTCGAAGCGTTGCGCAAAGGTGCGCAGATCGTAATCACCGGGCGCACGACCGATACCGGACTCACGCTCGCCCCAATGATCCATGAGTTCGGTTGGAGCCCTGAGGATTGGGACAAGATCGCAGCAGGTACCGTTGCCGGACACATCCTCGAATGCGGTGCACAATCGTCGGGCGGTAATTTCAGCGCCGACTGGAAGTCGGTCAAAGATTTTGCGAATATCGGTTTTCCGATTGCCGAAGCCTACGAGAACGGCGACTTCGTAATCACGAAACATCCGGGGACAGGCGGCAAAGTGTCGCGTCAGACGGTCGCCGAGCAGTTGCTCTATGAGATCGGCGATCCGAGGGAGTATATCACCCCAGACTGTGTTGCTGATTTTACGTCGATCCAACTTCGCGATCTCGGCAAGGACCGTGTGCTTGTCCATAGCATCAAAGGAAAGCCGGCGACGGACTTTTATAAAGTGTCGATGTCCTATAACGACGGTTTCTCGGCATCGGGTACGCTGACATACACCTGGCCCGACGCGATGGACAAGGCGAAGGTTGCCGACAAAATTTTACGTGCGCGCCTCGAGAAGGCCGGTTGTACATTCGATGAGATGCGCACGGAATTCCTTGGTTATAACTCCTGTCACGGACCCTTGACACCGACATCCGAAGCGGATGTAGAAGAAGTGGTCGTGAAGTTCGGCGTTCGCGGACATGACAAACGCTCGATCGTCGAGTTCGGCAAGAATCTGGCTCCGCTCATCCTGACCGGCCCGCCATCGGTCACAGGATTTGCCGGTGGTCGCCCGAAGCCGAGCGATGTCGTCGCCTACTGGCCGGCGCTGCTGAAGAAGACGGCAGTAATGCCGAGAGTCATCGTTGAAGAAGCATAA
- a CDS encoding aspartate kinase, producing the protein MGSIVVQKFGGTSVQDAAAMRRVMDIVSKHGIKRNIRPLVVLSACAGVTNALIRIGELALLKKFDEAHKVISELDERHFTILHDLDLSTRGEQEAALQLRFIWRELRTLVRGIELLGELTPKMKDKLVSAGERASTTIFAQAYGEHLGHRNIPVQFCDAREFFLTDSAFTAARPQTTEIAKRMKPLAKKMSSGGVCVTQGFIGANKRGETTTIGRGGSDFSASIMGVAVAAKEIQIWTDVAGIYTCDPRIVPEAYAQEIVNFTDASTMAFYGAKVLHPETIGPAVESGIPVRVLSSKEPDRVGTTIVLSTAEAEAITGIAIKRGVTLLQVRSGDLVPTSATLPLVFDALNDLKVIPLATSISFDNTMLVLDTAAEAQAISTALASIALTEIDQKRALITLVGHGLEHSAGVAARLFGAVKKMNCEMISYGGAQNAISVVVADQDLEQTVRRIHKEFFSS; encoded by the coding sequence ATGGGAAGTATCGTCGTCCAGAAATTCGGTGGCACCTCGGTGCAGGATGCGGCCGCGATGCGCCGCGTGATGGATATTGTTTCGAAGCATGGCATCAAGCGGAACATCCGTCCGCTGGTTGTGCTCTCGGCATGCGCCGGAGTGACGAACGCACTTATCCGTATCGGCGAGCTTGCCTTGCTGAAGAAATTCGACGAGGCGCACAAGGTAATTTCTGAGCTTGACGAGCGCCACTTCACGATTCTTCACGACCTCGATCTTTCCACTCGTGGTGAACAGGAAGCAGCATTACAGCTTCGGTTCATCTGGCGCGAACTTCGTACGCTCGTCCGCGGCATCGAGCTCCTCGGAGAACTCACGCCGAAGATGAAGGACAAACTCGTCAGCGCCGGCGAACGCGCTTCTACCACAATTTTTGCACAAGCCTACGGCGAACATCTCGGCCACCGGAATATCCCCGTCCAGTTCTGCGACGCCCGAGAATTCTTTCTGACCGACTCTGCCTTCACCGCCGCCCGCCCTCAAACTACAGAGATCGCAAAGCGGATGAAACCGCTCGCGAAGAAAATGTCATCGGGCGGCGTCTGTGTGACGCAAGGCTTTATCGGCGCGAACAAACGTGGCGAGACGACGACGATCGGTCGCGGCGGTTCGGATTTCTCCGCGTCGATCATGGGCGTAGCCGTTGCAGCAAAAGAGATACAAATCTGGACCGATGTTGCCGGTATTTATACGTGCGATCCGCGCATCGTACCCGAAGCATACGCTCAGGAAATCGTGAACTTTACCGATGCATCGACAATGGCGTTCTATGGTGCAAAAGTATTGCACCCTGAAACGATCGGACCCGCCGTCGAATCTGGAATTCCGGTGCGAGTACTCTCGTCGAAAGAGCCTGATCGTGTCGGAACGACGATCGTGCTTTCAACAGCCGAAGCCGAGGCAATTACGGGTATCGCGATCAAACGCGGCGTCACACTCTTGCAGGTACGCTCCGGTGATTTGGTCCCAACCTCTGCAACCCTGCCGCTTGTCTTCGATGCACTCAACGATCTGAAGGTCATCCCGCTTGCCACGAGCATTTCGTTTGACAACACGATGCTCGTGCTTGACACCGCAGCCGAAGCGCAGGCAATCTCAACGGCGCTGGCTTCCATTGCCTTGACCGAAATCGACCAGAAACGCGCACTGATCACGCTGGTCGGGCATGGCCTGGAACATTCGGCAGGCGTTGCCGCGCGGCTCTTCGGCGCTGTCAAGAAAATGAATTGCGAGATGATCTCCTACGGCGGGGCACAGAATGCGATCTCAGTTGTTGTTGCCGACCAGGACCTCGAACAAACCGTCCGCCGGATCCACAAAGAATTCTTCAGTAGTTGA
- a CDS encoding ABC transporter substrate-binding protein has translation MKSLLTAIAIVAIATVFVSCKKESGASMRPAAGGKKYGGRYTINEIRGNPSSLDPVRMNSKVEDDIATNIYDHLVDNSATLLVEPELAKSWEISADAKTYTFHLRTDAYFHDDPCFPNGKGRKFTAADAKYSLERVCDPKTLTSGYWIFQGIVEGADDYFNRDSLAKLGKNITGVSGFEATNDSTFVVHLVRPFAPFLEHLTTSFGFIIAREAVEKYGKDLFQHPVGTGAFVFVSWKPDEEILLKRNPHYWQKDSAGNQLPLLDEVRFTMIKDDKTLFANFDRGTQDEDITLPTESFQQIVTPDKTLTAEYTKKGYQLQHVTAMNSFFIDILCTSPQYSNMALRRAMSFAVDRERIVKYVLKNMPHSAAHNFIVPPAFSSYPISEVHGIAFNSDSAHYWLKAAGYGDGKPLTIKLAVYNEPSQMQIAQAIQEMWKVNLGAAVELQVMQSGQLLDESEDGKLDVWVTRWYADYPEIENFLNLVYGRLVPPSATMKSYPNSTRWNSEAFNKPFAEALQTTDDTKRLKLYAEAENAAAYEAPCIPLFYQEHYRLLQAWVRDNPLDPMNRIDLMYVWLDK, from the coding sequence ATGAAATCGTTACTGACTGCGATCGCGATCGTTGCCATCGCAACCGTGTTCGTATCGTGCAAAAAAGAAAGCGGTGCTTCGATGCGCCCTGCAGCCGGCGGGAAGAAGTACGGTGGCCGATACACTATTAACGAGATCCGCGGCAATCCGTCGAGTCTCGACCCGGTGCGTATGAACTCCAAGGTCGAGGACGACATCGCGACGAACATCTACGACCATCTCGTCGATAACAGCGCAACGCTGCTCGTCGAACCGGAGCTCGCCAAGAGCTGGGAGATTTCTGCCGACGCCAAGACCTATACCTTCCATCTTCGCACCGACGCGTACTTTCACGACGATCCCTGCTTCCCGAACGGCAAAGGCCGCAAGTTTACGGCTGCCGATGCAAAGTATTCGCTCGAACGTGTCTGCGACCCCAAGACGCTCACGAGCGGCTATTGGATCTTTCAAGGAATTGTCGAAGGCGCAGACGATTACTTCAACCGTGACTCGCTCGCGAAGCTCGGCAAGAACATTACCGGTGTCAGCGGCTTCGAGGCAACGAACGATTCGACATTCGTCGTGCATCTCGTCCGCCCGTTCGCGCCGTTCCTCGAGCACTTGACGACGAGTTTTGGCTTCATCATTGCACGCGAAGCTGTCGAGAAATACGGCAAGGATCTCTTCCAGCATCCTGTCGGCACCGGCGCCTTCGTGTTCGTCTCATGGAAGCCGGACGAGGAAATTCTGCTTAAGCGCAATCCGCATTACTGGCAGAAGGACTCCGCAGGTAATCAGCTCCCATTGCTCGACGAAGTCCGTTTCACGATGATCAAAGACGACAAGACGCTCTTCGCGAATTTCGACCGAGGCACACAAGACGAGGACATCACGCTCCCGACCGAGTCGTTTCAACAGATCGTCACACCGGACAAGACGCTGACAGCAGAGTACACGAAGAAAGGCTACCAGCTTCAGCACGTCACCGCGATGAACTCGTTCTTCATCGACATCTTGTGCACGAGCCCGCAATACTCGAACATGGCCTTGCGCCGCGCGATGAGTTTTGCCGTCGATCGCGAACGAATCGTGAAGTATGTCCTGAAGAACATGCCGCACAGCGCTGCGCACAACTTCATCGTCCCGCCGGCATTCTCCAGCTACCCGATTTCGGAGGTACATGGCATCGCGTTCAATTCCGACAGCGCCCACTACTGGCTGAAGGCCGCTGGATATGGGGATGGAAAGCCGCTCACGATTAAACTTGCGGTGTACAACGAACCGAGCCAGATGCAGATTGCACAGGCGATTCAGGAAATGTGGAAGGTAAACCTGGGCGCTGCGGTAGAGTTGCAGGTCATGCAGAGCGGGCAGTTGCTCGACGAATCGGAGGACGGCAAGCTCGATGTATGGGTCACTCGCTGGTACGCCGATTATCCCGAGATCGAGAATTTCCTGAATCTCGTCTATGGCCGCCTCGTCCCGCCGAGTGCGACGATGAAAAGCTATCCCAATAGTACCCGGTGGAACAGCGAGGCCTTTAATAAGCCATTCGCCGAAGCTCTGCAGACAACCGACGACACGAAACGCCTGAAGCTATATGCAGAGGCCGAGAATGCCGCTGCGTACGAAGCGCCGTGTATTCCGCTCTTCTACCAGGAACACTATCGCTTGTTGCAGGCTTGGGTCCGCGACAATCCGCTCGACCCGATGAACAGAATCGACTTGATGTACGTGTGGTTGGATAAGTAA
- a CDS encoding MarR family transcriptional regulator — MKQTSPMSPAASAMLNLIVASSRVEEGMEKILESYGITRRQYNVLRILRGVYPNGHPRSEVSARMVDRAPDVTRLIDRLVHLGFVERVRGTTDKRESIAKLTSKGAEVMHVLDPLVADYIEHIFGGLFTKEECLTLSVLCERTYEDEV; from the coding sequence ATGAAACAGACGTCGCCAATGTCTCCGGCGGCGTCGGCAATGCTGAACCTGATCGTCGCATCGAGCCGGGTCGAGGAAGGAATGGAGAAGATCCTCGAATCCTACGGGATCACGCGACGGCAGTATAATGTACTGCGAATTCTTCGCGGAGTCTATCCGAACGGGCATCCGCGTTCCGAGGTCAGTGCCCGTATGGTCGATCGCGCACCGGACGTTACCCGGTTGATCGATAGGCTCGTGCATCTTGGCTTCGTCGAACGTGTGCGCGGCACGACGGATAAGCGCGAGTCAATTGCCAAACTCACATCGAAAGGCGCCGAGGTGATGCACGTGCTCGATCCTCTGGTCGCGGATTACATCGAGCATATTTTCGGCGGCCTCTTTACTAAGGAAGAATGTCTGACGCTCTCTGTGCTGTGCGAACGCACGTACGAGGACGAAGTCTGA
- a CDS encoding NAD-dependent deacylase produces MIDLPGHLAHADRIVVFTGAGISAESGIATFRAPDGIWAQFKPEELANIDAFMANPERVWQWYQYRRHVVESATPNAGHRAIADLEQFIPRVDVVTQNVDGLHRAAGSTHVHELHGSLIAHRCLECGRPYEIAPDEQHVPQCPECGGLIRPGVVWFGEELPADVWDAAEAATRECDLFLSVGTSTIVYPAASLPFLAIRLGKYVIEVNPESTDFSRYADRSVRETAGVAMPQIAEQLYALRNQ; encoded by the coding sequence ATGATCGATCTACCCGGCCATCTCGCACACGCCGATCGCATTGTTGTGTTTACCGGCGCTGGAATTTCTGCCGAGTCCGGTATCGCTACCTTTCGCGCACCCGATGGCATATGGGCACAGTTCAAGCCCGAAGAGCTTGCGAATATCGATGCATTCATGGCAAACCCCGAGCGCGTCTGGCAATGGTATCAATATCGCAGGCATGTGGTGGAGTCGGCAACGCCGAACGCCGGGCATCGGGCGATTGCCGACCTCGAACAATTCATCCCGCGCGTAGATGTCGTAACCCAAAATGTTGACGGACTGCATCGCGCTGCCGGCTCGACACATGTACACGAACTTCACGGATCGCTCATAGCGCACCGATGCCTCGAATGCGGACGTCCGTATGAGATAGCACCTGACGAGCAACATGTGCCGCAGTGTCCGGAATGTGGCGGATTAATTAGGCCGGGCGTGGTTTGGTTTGGCGAAGAACTTCCGGCAGACGTCTGGGATGCAGCAGAAGCAGCGACCCGTGAATGCGACCTCTTCCTTTCGGTCGGGACCTCGACGATCGTCTATCCCGCAGCGTCGCTCCCCTTTCTCGCGATTCGGCTCGGGAAATACGTGATCGAAGTAAACCCGGAATCGACGGACTTCTCTCGCTATGCCGATCGTTCTGTGCGGGAGACTGCAGGAGTTGCGATGCCGCAGATTGCTGAGCAACTATACGCGCTCAGAAACCAATGA
- a CDS encoding YceI family protein: MATWTLDQAHTEVTFKVRHLVVSTVTGWFKSFSGSINADAPDFSDATIAFEADVDSIDTKNEMRDGHLKSADFFDAANHPKLTFVSKKIQRKGEGEYLVTGDITIRGTTKEIALTATYNGQVSGFGGTTVAGFEIAGKLNRMDFGLQWNGITEAGGVVVSDEVKLHINAELVKQEVAELVEA; the protein is encoded by the coding sequence ATGGCAACCTGGACACTTGATCAAGCACACACCGAGGTAACATTCAAAGTACGTCACCTCGTCGTTTCCACCGTTACGGGATGGTTCAAGAGCTTTTCCGGCTCTATCAATGCCGATGCACCCGATTTTTCGGACGCGACCATCGCATTCGAAGCGGATGTCGATAGCATCGACACCAAGAACGAGATGCGCGACGGACACCTCAAAAGCGCGGACTTCTTCGATGCGGCCAACCACCCGAAGCTGACCTTTGTCTCGAAGAAGATTCAACGCAAGGGCGAAGGCGAATACCTCGTCACCGGCGATATTACGATCCGCGGCACGACCAAAGAGATCGCGCTCACGGCAACCTACAACGGACAGGTTTCAGGCTTCGGCGGCACCACCGTTGCAGGCTTCGAGATCGCCGGCAAACTCAATCGCATGGATTTCGGCCTGCAGTGGAACGGGATCACCGAGGCTGGCGGCGTAGTCGTTAGCGACGAAGTGAAGCTCCATATCAACGCTGAACTCGTCAAGCAGGAAGTCGCCGAACTCGTCGAGGCGTAA
- a CDS encoding T9SS type A sorting domain-containing protein, which translates to MILRRLITAVFIAALFAQSTLAGDLRHLLPRPKACFDRGTNFIVNEYSPIVVADDANEATLRAANFLQQRFFLLLGKTVPVIRASQYDGPRGIFIGVANTWPALGTMMHTRIPDGEDFSKPQSYILDIDEATIMLQASDTLGLFYGCVTIAQLTNVKFGTATTVGSHVYDYPDYPDRWVFSTHNLLVNGNVQTLRAIADTMAMYKLNGIQQSDFKYSVLQLLGPSYFANIDSLLATSRKDNIDIIPGVVGLGWSEGILYNDPNLAEGLHAVSKYIIEADTGRLIPDPRVTIPNGGFEQVDGTGKKFTGWTFYDGVNDPSTVDVTTSHSGSRSARCSNFTLNNPNGNARFNLKVDCDSNGYYVMSFWYKTDANYSGGFVQLLATGVNDGRTLTSTSLALQPSMDWTRAEVTINTLGNTSINLYCGVWGGSSGTIWYDDFQIKPGGLCNVLRRPGTPIKVTNVHTGVTYVEDVDFAHITDPSIATSNGSYFPWHTPPTFRRLTNGILHNGDTVLISYYHPYAAVSDNSGNGSVMACVSEDTLYKILRDQVTRVNNLYHGSTFMMGHDEIRNLDHDAACINRGLSPATLLADNVTKCHDLIRSISPNADICVWSDMFDSLHNATNNYYLVNGDLRGDWLNIPKDLTIMNWNGSDKDRSLRFFSNLGMKQIASAYYDVGDLTSILAWRRAMDSIPGVRGMMYTTWQNDYRFMVPYSFYAWGAGPSIIHVPLDSSRLHGVSIDVDAEVHSDPYDIADNVQSVELEIYDLNGTFLKQVDLGILSGAKWHATATNLYPNGYEYKIVATNRQRLTRSTPMYRIEPLNFVPVAGTLTSPDTLNFGDVPLDKPATKSLLVTNSPPSGMTVVMDSGVLAAGTAPFTLNGFFPTLFLGGAVKPLSITFAPTAIGNFSAKVRLYYSRGAMREAVLVAHAVQSTSVPMTHEDELSVSVVPNPFTSQALLTIRNASPSVKVTLTDILGRVTPLPASEQILLDATALGLSKGTYVLRVEDGATVITRNIINLK; encoded by the coding sequence ATGATACTACGTCGTTTGATCACTGCTGTGTTCATCGCTGCGTTGTTTGCCCAATCCACGCTCGCCGGTGATCTTCGCCATCTCTTACCCAGACCGAAAGCCTGTTTCGATCGGGGTACAAATTTTATCGTGAATGAGTATTCGCCGATCGTCGTTGCCGACGACGCCAACGAAGCGACGCTGCGTGCGGCCAATTTCCTTCAACAACGGTTCTTTCTCCTTCTCGGAAAGACCGTACCCGTCATTCGTGCATCGCAATACGATGGGCCGCGTGGGATATTTATCGGTGTAGCCAATACATGGCCGGCGCTCGGCACGATGATGCATACACGCATCCCCGACGGAGAAGATTTTTCAAAGCCGCAGAGCTACATCCTCGATATCGACGAGGCCACAATCATGCTGCAAGCGTCCGATACGCTCGGCTTGTTTTATGGCTGCGTCACGATCGCACAATTGACCAACGTCAAGTTCGGTACAGCCACGACTGTCGGCTCGCATGTGTACGATTATCCCGATTATCCCGACCGTTGGGTGTTCTCGACTCATAATCTGCTGGTCAATGGTAACGTCCAGACACTTCGGGCGATCGCCGACACGATGGCAATGTATAAGCTCAACGGGATCCAGCAGTCGGACTTTAAATATTCTGTTCTCCAATTACTGGGACCTTCATATTTCGCGAACATCGATTCGCTGCTTGCGACGAGTCGCAAGGACAATATCGATATTATCCCCGGTGTTGTCGGGCTTGGCTGGTCGGAAGGGATTCTCTATAACGATCCGAACCTTGCCGAAGGATTGCATGCGGTGTCGAAATATATCATCGAAGCAGATACCGGAAGGCTGATCCCGGACCCACGAGTGACAATCCCGAACGGAGGGTTCGAGCAGGTTGACGGTACCGGGAAGAAGTTCACAGGCTGGACGTTTTACGATGGCGTAAACGATCCCTCGACGGTGGACGTCACGACATCGCACAGTGGTTCGCGCAGTGCGCGGTGCTCGAATTTTACGCTGAATAATCCGAACGGGAATGCGCGCTTCAATCTGAAAGTCGATTGCGATTCCAACGGGTACTACGTGATGTCGTTCTGGTATAAGACCGATGCGAATTATTCCGGCGGTTTTGTGCAGTTACTTGCCACGGGCGTCAATGACGGACGGACGCTAACCTCGACCTCGCTTGCATTGCAGCCGAGCATGGACTGGACACGCGCGGAAGTCACTATTAACACGCTTGGCAACACCTCGATCAATTTGTACTGTGGTGTGTGGGGCGGCAGCAGCGGGACGATTTGGTATGACGACTTCCAGATCAAACCCGGAGGACTCTGCAATGTGCTTCGCCGACCGGGTACCCCGATCAAAGTGACCAACGTCCATACAGGCGTTACCTATGTGGAAGATGTCGATTTCGCGCACATCACCGATCCTTCGATCGCGACCTCCAACGGCTCGTATTTCCCGTGGCATACGCCGCCAACGTTTCGTCGTTTGACGAACGGCATTTTGCATAACGGCGATACTGTCCTGATCTCCTACTACCATCCCTATGCAGCCGTGAGCGATAACTCGGGTAATGGCAGCGTGATGGCATGTGTATCGGAGGATACTCTCTATAAGATCCTTCGCGACCAGGTGACACGTGTGAATAATCTCTATCACGGCAGCACATTCATGATGGGGCACGATGAGATCCGCAACCTCGATCATGACGCTGCGTGTATCAATCGCGGATTGAGCCCGGCAACATTGCTCGCGGATAATGTCACGAAGTGCCACGACCTCATCCGTTCGATCTCACCGAACGCCGATATCTGTGTCTGGAGCGATATGTTCGACTCATTGCACAATGCGACGAACAACTATTATCTCGTCAATGGCGATTTGCGCGGCGATTGGTTGAACATTCCGAAGGATCTGACGATCATGAATTGGAACGGCAGCGATAAAGACCGGTCGCTTCGGTTCTTCTCAAACCTGGGAATGAAACAGATCGCTTCGGCATACTACGATGTCGGCGATCTGACGTCGATCCTTGCATGGCGCAGAGCGATGGATTCGATTCCCGGGGTGCGCGGGATGATGTACACGACATGGCAAAACGATTACCGCTTTATGGTGCCGTACTCATTTTATGCATGGGGAGCGGGACCGTCGATCATTCATGTGCCACTCGACTCGAGCCGTCTGCATGGTGTGTCGATCGATGTCGATGCCGAGGTACACAGCGATCCGTACGATATTGCCGATAACGTTCAGTCCGTCGAGCTTGAGATCTACGATCTGAACGGGACGTTTTTGAAACAGGTCGATCTCGGGATACTCTCCGGTGCAAAGTGGCATGCAACGGCAACGAATTTGTATCCGAACGGATATGAATATAAGATCGTCGCGACGAACCGTCAGAGGTTGACACGGAGCACTCCGATGTATCGGATCGAACCGTTGAATTTCGTGCCGGTTGCTGGAACGTTGACAAGCCCGGACACGCTCAACTTCGGCGATGTCCCACTCGATAAGCCGGCAACAAAATCATTGTTGGTGACGAACTCGCCGCCGAGCGGTATGACGGTTGTGATGGATTCCGGTGTGCTTGCTGCCGGAACTGCTCCGTTTACACTCAACGGCTTTTTCCCGACACTATTCCTTGGCGGTGCGGTCAAACCGTTGAGCATCACATTCGCGCCAACGGCGATCGGGAATTTCAGCGCGAAGGTTCGCCTCTATTATTCACGAGGTGCCATGCGCGAAGCAGTGCTGGTCGCACATGCGGTGCAGTCGACCTCCGTACCGATGACTCATGAAGACGAACTCAGCGTGAGTGTGGTCCCGAACCCGTTCACGTCGCAGGCGCTCTTAACGATCCGCAATGCTTCGCCGTCGGTGAAGGTAACACTTACCGATATACTGGGCCGTGTAACACCTCTGCCCGCGAGCGAACAGATTCTGCTCGATGCAACGGCGCTCGGCTTGTCGAAGGGTACCTATGTGTTGCGTGTCGAAGACGGTGCGACGGTGATCACCCGGAATATTATCAATCTGAAATAA
- a CDS encoding GNAT family N-acetyltransferase yields the protein MILREWEERDARDLYEMWRHEQVLQYTGVPRVDSIDSAQQLIQNFRSRFREHRSGLVWAIASRSDGRVIGESSIFRLQEEHRKAEIGCTFGPSGWGRGYAREALTAVVKYLFNDLPFFRLNRLVAETDPRNASAIRLLESLGFRQEALLHDYYFERGQFVDQYIYTLLRREQNTPVGQ from the coding sequence TTGATCCTGCGCGAGTGGGAAGAGCGCGATGCGCGCGATTTATATGAGATGTGGCGGCACGAACAGGTGCTGCAATATACTGGCGTACCACGTGTCGACAGTATTGATTCCGCCCAGCAATTGATCCAGAATTTTCGTTCGCGATTCCGTGAGCATCGGTCCGGTCTTGTCTGGGCGATTGCCAGTCGATCCGATGGTCGAGTGATCGGGGAGAGCAGTATTTTCCGTTTGCAGGAAGAGCACCGAAAGGCGGAGATCGGCTGTACGTTCGGTCCGAGCGGGTGGGGCCGTGGCTACGCGCGCGAAGCGCTTACGGCTGTCGTCAAGTATCTTTTCAACGATTTACCGTTCTTCCGATTGAACCGACTTGTCGCAGAAACCGACCCACGAAATGCATCGGCGATTCGATTACTCGAGTCGCTCGGCTTTCGGCAAGAGGCCCTTCTGCACGATTACTATTTCGAGCGAGGCCAATTCGTGGATCAGTACATCTATACGTTGCTGCGGCGAGAACAAAACACACCTGTTGGGCAGTGA